One part of the Coffea eugenioides isolate CCC68of chromosome 10, Ceug_1.0, whole genome shotgun sequence genome encodes these proteins:
- the LOC113749154 gene encoding protein PHLOEM PROTEIN 2-LIKE A10-like, whose amino-acid sequence MDLDLMKRGLHYTKEKKKWLIILGLVGFSSYGAYKVYHLPGVAKKRRRLLKLLEALFAVAEMVSKSSDTISIVCKDFKEFLQSDSDEIPTSLKQLSKIARSDQLSGSLTKVSEAIAIGVLRAYRSENRGETEEVGKSDFSDRFMDKLTSSAGTGFVSVVVGSFARNLVMGFHSNGELNQGLNGDGHNGMLNVNSSSLSTPGWVNVVCDDRCKVLIADCIKTFVSTAVAVYLDKTMDINICDELFSGLTNPKHQNQVGDILVSVFNGAVETFVKTSHQVLTASKPDLGSNSNSSCSPVDQNEAASLGSSKLQDQEVALSKIQEGSRSINTQNNGWVSSVSSTLAVPSNRKFVLDVTGRVTFETIRSLVEFFFWKISEVLKRSFAVIREDIIDRGLEVIRYVGAKSAVILTICLALLLHVLGSGRVLLPA is encoded by the coding sequence ATGGATCTTGACTTGATGAAAAGGGGCTTGCATTATACTAAGGAAAAGAAGAAGTGGTTAATCATATTGGGGTTGGTTGGTTTCTCGAGTTATGGGGCTTATAAAGTGTATCACTTGCCTGGTGTTGCCAAGAAAAGGAGGAGACTTTTGAAGTTATTGGAAGCTTTGTTTGCAGTTGCTGAAATGGTATCCAAATCCTCGGATACCATCAGTATTGTGTGCAAGGATTTTAAGGAGTTCTTGCAGTCTGATTCTGATGAAATTCCCACTAGCTTGAAGCAGCTATCAAAAATTGCTCGATCTGATCAGCTTTCCGGGTCATTGACTAAGGTTAGCGAGGCTATTGCAATTGGGGTTTTAAGGGCTTATAGGTCTGAAAACAGGGGTGAGACTGAGGAAGTTGGCAAATCTGATTTTTCAGATAGGTTTATGGATAAATTGACGTCCAGTGCCGGGACTGGATTTGTTTCGGTTGTTGTTGGCAGTTTCGCAAGGAATTTGGTTATGGGGTTTCACTCGAATGGTGAATTAAATCAAGGATTGAATGGAGATGGGCATAATGGTATGTTGAACGTGAATTCGAGTTCACTGTCAACGCCTGGGTGGGTAAATGTGGTTTGTGATGATAGATGTAAGGTCCTTATAGCTGATTGTATAAAAACTTTCGTGAGCACTGCTGTTGCTGTGTATCTTGATAAAACAATGGACATCAACATTTGTGATGAACTTTTCTCTGGTTTGACTAATCCTAAGCATCAGAATCAAGTTGGAGACATTCTGGTTTCAGTCTTTAATGGGGCTGTGGAAACATTTGTTAAGACATCTCACCAGGTGCTGACAGCTTCAAAACCTGATCTTGGGTCGAATTCAAATTCTTCTTGTTCCCCAGTTGATCAGAATGAAGCAGCTAGTTTGGGAAGCAGTAAACTTCAGGACCAAGAAGTGGCATTGAGTAAGATTCAAGAAGGAAGCAGATCTATCAACACTCAGAATAATGGATGGGTGAGCAGTGTTTCATCAACCTTGGCAGTGCCAAGCAATAGGAAATTCGTTCTCGATGTGACTGGAAGGGTGACATTTGAAACCATCAGATCGCTTGTGGAGTTTTTCTTTTGGAAGATTTCAGAGGTGCTAAAGAGAAGCTTTGCTGTAATCCGTGAAGACATTATTGATCGCGGATTGGAAGTCATCAGATATGTTGGTGCTAAGTCAGCTGTTATTCTTACCATATGCCTTGCATTGCTCTTGCATGTGTTGGGCAGTGGTCGTGTTCTGTTGCCTGCATAA
- the LOC113749590 gene encoding uncharacterized protein KIAA0930 homolog, translated as MLRDGMTQTPSRFELLSMVRKHSKFLAKPSADEDDASDVEMDTHFWHDVLNMYFVSGKESRGRQEDDMLFFVRKGSDGNGSSESGEDNSPFFVRRWAPKLDELVGDSLLTVDWRRSFYLNLIAHSSFTVTVAICSHQVLRNYQSVQGRPLAPIYKVVKTVYASPSRINFHLDSRKEVETTAAYPDICFAVDDFDSTFDAVVLTDVDHCYCVILNANDGAAFPYENLQQDNSSRDKFSLKSGTTAVKTKSSKTTLFSGFVSYQMVRDAYDAGRTGFGSLLSLAHSPGKADRLYMKGPGGRGEVEVAVSGVVDQGKEEWDHHSSKGLSIGKIVRRAASVASVAAKHAYAAASSTRSSYEEMLPLRCCLMSISLPWEHIAHDLLFKGSPPVNL; from the exons ATGCTGCGTGACGGCATGACCCAAACTCCTAGTCG GTTTGAGTTGTTGAGTATGGTGAGAAAGCATTCCAAGTTTCTAGCAAAACCTTCAGCAGATGAAGATGATGCCTCGGATGTGGAAATGGATACCCATTTCTGGCATGATGTATTGAATATGTATTTTGTAAGCGGTAAGGAGTCTAGGGGCCGTCAGGAGGATGATATGCTGTTCTTTGTTAGAAAG GGTTCGGATGGAAATGGTTCAAGTGAGAGCGGGGAAGACAATTCTCCTTTCTTCGTACGCAGGTGGGCACCTAAG TTGGATGAATTAGTCGGTGATAGTTTATTAACAGTGGACTGGCGGCGCTCATTTtacttgaatttaattgctCATAGCTCCTTTACTGTTACAGTTGCTATTTGCAG TCATCAGGTGCTTCGGAATTATCAGAGTGTCCAAGGCAGACCTCTGGCTCCAATATACAAG GTTGTGAAGACTGTCTATGCATCTCCAAGTCGTATCAATTTCCATTTGGACTCTAGAAAG GAAGTAGAAACAACCGCTGCCTATCCAGATATATGTTTCGCTGTTGACGACTTTGATTCCACATTTGATGCAGTG GTGTTGACAGATGTAGATCATTGTTATTGTGTAATCCTTAATGCAAATGATGGGGCAGCATTTCCATATGAAAATTTACAGCAAGATAACAGTTCTAGAGACAAATTTTCTTTGAAGAGTGGCACAACAGCAGTGAAGACAAAGAGTTCTAAG ACTACTCTTTTCTCAGGCTTTGTTAGCTATCAGATGGTCCGAGATGCCTATGATG CTGGGAGGACTGGATTTGGGAGCCTTCTGTCACTTGCTCATTCTCCAGGCAAAGCAGATAGACTTTACATGAAAGGACCTGGAGGACGTGGCGAAGTTGAGGTGGCTGTTTCTGGTGTTGTAG ACCAAGGCAAGGAAGAATGGGATCATCATTCTAGTAAAGGATTAAGCATTGGCAAAATTGTAAGGAGGGCAGCATCTGTTGCTTCTGTCGCAGCAAAGCATGCTTATGCTGCTGCTTCTTCCACCCGCAGTTCTTATGAGGAGATGCTTCCCCTGAGGTGCTGCTTGATGTCCATATCACTGCCATGGGAACATATTGCTCATGATCTTTTATTCAAG GGAAGTCCTCCAGTGAACTTGTAG